The following DNA comes from Miscanthus floridulus cultivar M001 chromosome 5, ASM1932011v1, whole genome shotgun sequence.
CAAATTCAAACCTAGTGCAGTGCAATGTGATTTCTACTGGTTAGTGTAGATTCCTTATGTGCTTGTTCAATCGAGCATAAGACTTGTTCCAGCACTACACTGAGTTGAATCCATTTCTTTTTGGGTATGCAGCGAGCAAGATTGTCAAAATGTACCAAAAAGTTCAGGCATCTAAGGATGACATGTAGCTACTGTCCTTGGGTACTTCTGGTCGCATGTTTGTGTGCGTGGTGAAACCTTGTAATTTCTATTAAATGGTGTGTTATAAGGGTGTGTTGGGGTTTGGGAGCTTGCTCCCTTTCCCTTGTATTTCCCTTTCTTCCCAATGAAATGATATACAGCTCTCCCGCATGTTCTGAGAATGAAAAAACCGGCAGAAAGGGGCACACTAATGTTATCCCTGTTTATGAAAGGGATGCAGAAGGTTATACTCACATGAAATGGTATATATGCATGCCTGCCATGAACCATTCCGACTGTAAAGCTGTATCCTGCCATTGCACCATGAATGGCACTATGTGCGAGCAGTGTGCAATAGACATTGTCTGATGCATTGCTTGGAATAGCACGGATCATGTAAGTTGGATCTACATAAAAAAAAGGGCAGGCACTTCGTCAGATTCCTTGACACGCTATAAATTACAAACTAACACTGTGCTGACGAAGTAAACAGAAGACGATTACCTATGTATTTAATAGTCATCTCCATCTTCTTGCTCTTGCAATAATCCTACAAAGCAATAATGCAACAGCAAAGAATTGTTCAGAGAAACATTGGAGCAACACCACAGAAACACTAATCAGTGACTCGTTTCAAACCCAATACAAAGTCACACACATTTTTTTCCTTGGGCAATAAGTTGTTAAACCTATCAGTAGTTTCATTTTTACTTGCCTACGGTAGACTTGTTTCAAACCCAAGACATGTCACAGCCATGTATACATTCTTGTAGGTTTACTGAAAATTAGAAAGACGCACACAAAGTGCATGTCAAACTGTCATTCCAAGCAACGATAGTTACAAAAGGTGGAATCAAGATGGAGTACAGTGATGAAAATGGGCTAATAAGAATGTACCTTAATCTTGTGAGTCAACCAGAGACCAACATCAAGAAGCAGCTTATTTCCAGATGCATCTTGCTGATCTGCAGCCGGTATACTTTGAGCAATAAGATCCTGTCCAGCTCCCTCCGCCACAACAATAACCATATGGTTGTTCTCCTTCAACCTCCTCTCTATATACTCGAATAGTCCACCCTCCCCTTCCAAATAAAAGGGCGACTCGGGAATCAAGCAGCAGTCCTACATAAGATGGACgtgaatatatatataattagcTCCATCTTCAAATAAGATTATGAATATTAAGTGGTTATATTTACAAAGTGACAGAATCCAAAAGGGCAACAGGGCCAAATATGTAAAATAGGACACTTGAAGAAACTAGAGAATATTAACTGGATTAGTTGAGGCATAAATAGAAGCTGTTAACTCACCACATCTCTGCTTGCAAGAGTAGCATACATGGCAATAAACCCTGCATCATAAGGGAAGCATCACAGTAAGGACAACACGATGAAAGAGTtaaaacacaaaaaaaaaaactactacgCTTTGACAAAGGGTGAACATTCTTCAGTTTGTAGGCAGAAAAACTAACCACTATAGCGACCCATAAGCTTCACTAACCCTATCCCATTTTCAGCACTTGAAGCTTCCACATGAGCTGCATTAATGGCACGCTGGGCTTCTTCTACAGCAGTATCAAAACCAAATGACTTGTCTATAACCTAAAAATGTATATACAAATAATCAGCATACTCCAGGTCTCTGCACTAGTCTTTCAAATCAAGAGGTATGCAGCAAAAGCATCTATGCAAGCTGAAAAAAAGAACAAGTAGCCAAAAATTACCGCTATATCATTATCAATAGTCTTGGGAATACCAGCAACAGCTACTTGTAGACCACGTCTCCGAATTTCCTGCAGTAATTTTAAAATAGAGCATAATAAAAAACTAACTTCTGGATTACAATTCTTCGCACTATTTGTCTATAAAATCATTTTAactatacatatacataaattgAGCACATTCAAAATCCCTACTGCTTGAGTTTACTTGAACAGACATCACAGAAATACGCAGATGACATGGTTTGACAGTATCTGAAGTTCTGAAGCACGTATGACAGACATACTCATGAGAATGATTACCTTGTAAATCTCATATGCACCCTTCTGAGTTCCATCTCCTCCTATAATGTACACCTAGATGTGGTAAAGAAGAACATTTACTCAGCCtccaaaataagggttatgcaaaGAAACACTAACCAGCAAGCACATACCTGATTAATTCCACGATCTTGAATGTTGTCAACGATCTTTTTGGTATCATGGCCACCCCGTGATGTTCCAAGAACTGTACCACCTCGTTTGTGGATATCATTCACACTCTTTGGTGTCATGGGAAGATAATTGCTCGAATAGAACCCCTTGTACCCATTCTGCAAAATTGCTTACAGCATGTTACATGATGACAGAGACGTTTCATGGATAGACTACAAATAGGATTGAAATTTGATTGCACTGATTCACTGCAATCATGATGCATACATTGTCATGGCAAAACCACTAGCTGGCATAAAGTTCGTAATAATTGGTAATGCGCATCACAAAAATTGTGCTCCTACATCAGACAATAAAATCTGAAGATTCCAGAACCTGCAACTATTTCATCACAATGCAACCAAAATGAATTCTTAACTGACTTTAAATTTGCAAAATTCATATTTATTTATTGCAAGAGTTTTACATGCCAAATATCAAGACTCAAcatctttttccttcaaaaagaaagaaagaaaggaccAGTTGACTGTGCGGAAAGAATAGTAGCGCATTATATCCTCCAGCATCGATATAGGTAATCTGGAACGAATCAAACCTGTATTCCAAAGACATTGCTAACGTTGTACATGTGGGACAAGCCACACACCAACTCTCTGATGACAGTATTGAGCCCAGGGCAAAGGCCTCCACAGGTTACAATGCAAGCTTTCACTTCTTCTGACTCAAAATACACCTGAGGATTGAATATTTATGTTATGTTATACTATATGAAAATAATGCACAGCTCACAAATGGTATAGGTGTATAACTGCGTCAAAGGTGTCATACCCTCTGACGAGGTCCAGCACGACGGAAGTGAACTCCTCGCGGACTGTTCTTCTGAACAACCACCTGTAGTAGCACAAAGAACATGTCATTTCACCAATCACCACTCAAACAAACAACATTGACATTTGGAACAATCACATCTGATATTATTTTACCTTTTCAGGGACTGTATCATCTGCATTGACAAAATATTGCCTGGTGAATGTGTGCATAGAAAGTTCAGTTTGACAGATTACACAACTAGAATGATTAGAGGTTATCAGAAAGAAGCAGAAAAGTCAAATAGAAAGAAATCCTCACTTGACAGTTGAATACGCTGGATGATCTTGCAAAGGATTAGGAAAAGTCTGCCATGAAAATTAAACAGGGAGACTATTAGATTAACCCTTATGATGTCACCTCGAAAACGACTTCATTTTAACTTGAACTTAAACCAAAAATAGACAAGTAAACAGGTGAAATGCCATGTTTCCTGTGAATTTGACACGTAGATGATTGACATCAGCAAGGACAGGTTGCCAACTAATATAAGTAATTCGACAGGTTGCCGACTAGTACAAGCAATTCCTTCCAGAAGCATAAAAACAAGAAATCTAACAAAAGAACCTAATAACAAAAACACAAAGTCGTAGACGCAAGGAGACATGAGATCCACACGACACACTCAATTTCGATAGGAGACGAGTAATATTACATTTTTGTTGGATCATAGTGGTACACCAGCTAACGAGCTGTCTGCACGCTGACGCCTGACAAGAGTCACGAAACTGCCACATCATAGACTTATTTAAAACTGCAGCTGGCGCCTCGACCAATCCCCAAACATCCTCAAATAAAACCACCGCCCCTTAACACAGATACTTCACGAGTTTTTTAAAATGGTACCGAAGCTGACTCTTAATCCACATCTTCGAGCCAAAACGATCCCCAATTCCATCATTGTAATTCATAGTATTACTAGCATTTTTCACCGAGGAACAACAGATCGGGCAACGGGGCAACCAGAGTGCACGGGAGGGGGGTTGCGGCGCTCACGAGGATGTCCGGGAGGTAGTCGGTGAGGTGCGGGACGTCGTCGAGCACGTATCCGTAGTCGCCCTCCTCGATCTTGACAAAGGCGGCGTCATCATCGTGGAGTGTCATGGTGGACGCGTTCCGCAGCGCGCGGAGGTTCGGGTACGAGTCGCGGGAGATCCGGACGCACGTTGCCGAGAACGGCAGCGCCGCCTTCCCGGGCGCCTGCTCCTGGTACGGCCGCTGCGCCGGGGAGTCGTGGTCCGCCTCCACCGCCACGCCCAAcccggcctccgccgccgccgccgccgccgccgcctcctcctccttgggCAGGATGATGTGGGACGACGCCATTGGAGAACTCAGAACTCTCCCCGACTCTCTAGAAGCCTCGCGATCGAGCTCCACTGCTCGGCTGTGGATGCGTGGATCTCCCGCGGGGTCAAAAAGAATGGTTTCCTCTCTGGAAGCCGACGGGAAAGAACTAAAAGAAGCGTGGGTTTAAAATAGTCGGCGAGGGGCGAAGCgtggagaaggggaaaggggagaATCGTCTCGTTCTGGAGAGGAGGGTGGTTTCCGGTTTGATGTGATGGTTTCTGCTGTCCGCACTCCGCAGTCCGCGAGAGGGTGGGCGACCGTGACGCAGGCGTTGCTGATGATGAAATGGCGGCCACATAGGAGGTGATTTTCGGATGATTATTGGAAAAAGGCAACGTAACCAACTAACCTGTACAAACTTAGAAACTATCAATCAGGACTACTAGATGCTGATCTAATAAATGTGGTGAGAGGTaggatttttttgcgcttaagccccccacctgccgtctttttttttttgcgcttaagccctctcacccatccattggatcagcatccagTGGTCCTGATTAgtagttttcaagtttgcacagATTGGTTGGTTTGCACATGATATATTGCCTTGGAAAAAAGACTACTCCACCCCCAACCATGGGTGATCTACATAACTCCTCAACTATGAGACGGTCTGATTTACTCCTGAATTTTCCACAACCGTCTATTTTATCCTCGGGCGGTTTTCAGCgctttttgctacagtaacatgtgttTTGCTACAGTATCGTCGATTTGCTACAGTTACCAGTTTTGTCTTTTTACTTGTTTtcgctgaatctttaaaaaatcatagtgaatcacagaaaaattataaaatagaaaatctaattttattggactccacatgagtagatctacacagtgaacatataatatagtacgctttagtacaaagtttttgatgtagctttagattaattggaaaatccaattttgtctataattaattagaataattcatagctgcagcttctatggtccaattgtggtgaaatttttatggtaggttaattattatatgcttaaactatagtaaaaatttcatactcattggaccatgtataacttaattatagataaattccaattaattacaggtaaaattagattttctaattaatATAAATCTACAGTAAAAGTTTTATGCTAAAgtgtaccatattatatgttcactgtgtagatctactcatgtggagtccaacaaaattagattttatattttatgatttttctgtgatttactatgattttttaaagattcagcggaaataaaaaaaaagacaaaaccctGCCATTGTAGCAAAccctgttactgtagcaaaatcgccgctgaaaaccgcctggGGGGTAAATAGacagttttggaaagttcaggggataAATCAGACCGttttatagttgagggggttatgtagaccacccCCATAGTTGGGGGGTGAGGTAGACTTTTTCCGATGATTATTTATGGGGTTGACTGGCTTTTGAATTTTGTACTGATATGTATATATCCTTTAAATAAATGGGTGATTAGGTAGCTAACTTAAGCGAATTCTCCTGTGCGTCTGTCATCTATAGAGGGTCTCACTAAATATAACTGGCATTTGTTGTGTTTTATCATTTCTTTTTGGTAGGACAAAGAATCAAATCCATATCTACATATCTTATATTTGCAAAAAAAATCACTAGTATGTCTATCTCTTCGTTCAAGCTATCGACATTAGCAGCCAATAGCACGTGCAATTATAATAATTATTTCTTCAATCAAGCTATTTATATCCCCTGCTAGTATGTTTGTCTCTTCATGCAAAATATATCCACATTAATAACTCATTAACACGTGCAATTatgatatttttatttttatttaagcTATTCACATCATCCACTAGCATGTATAGATGTAgttgtctaggttgatttttttaaaattttaatactttttgtaaataaattttaaatctaacactatttttttcttccaaaactaacattttttgccacgcctattgtcatggcgcggcgaaacgtcTGTGccacgtcatgcatggtggcgtggtaGGAGGGTGATGTGGCGAAGACCGGagccgctgaccggtgacgtagcagggtctgccgcgccaccg
Coding sequences within:
- the LOC136450427 gene encoding ATP-dependent 6-phosphofructokinase 6-like isoform X2, which translates into the protein MASSHIILPKEEEAAAAAAAAEAGLGVAVEADHDSPAQRPYQEQAPGKAALPFSATCVRISRDSYPNLRALRNASTMTLHDDDAAFVKIEEGDYGYVLDDVPHLTDYLPDILTFPNPLQDHPAYSTVKQYFVNADDTVPEKVVVQKNSPRGVHFRRAGPRQRVYFESEEVKACIVTCGGLCPGLNTVIRELVCGLSHMYNVSNVFGIQNGYKGFYSSNYLPMTPKSVNDIHKRGGTVLGTSRGGHDTKKIVDNIQDRGINQVYIIGGDGTQKGAYEIYKEIRRRGLQVAVAGIPKTIDNDIAVIDKSFGFDTAVEEAQRAINAAHVEASSAENGIGLVKLMGRYSGFIAMYATLASRDVDCCLIPESPFYLEGEGGLFEYIERRLKENNHMVIVVAEGAGQDLIAQSIPAADQQDASGNKLLLDVGLWLTHKIKDYCKSKKMEMTIKYIDPTYMIRAIPSNASDNVYCTLLAHSAIHGAMAGYSFTVGMVHGRHAYIPFHRVTSTRNKVRITDRMWARLLSSTNQPSFLSQKDIDAAREADKAANRVKSGEDAKNQSAPVLANGTDGAEAQPAALALPQQPATAVPVPQPARPDVDNTRAPESVNADDAGAAARDQEEQANEEAETTETDVAGGTVTQAEVKPTPGTNASWSWPATPPETPERDDVAPAPRTKHVQAAETEPDIDTAKPEGCTTPPSPPPVHDSEGSDTQSADGRGSPMHGMQAGASVKRDVAASKSRLFAFRSFTRDKKVIKSAGAADTASPDRQKAGEAGAENKEKDKERRKRFRK
- the LOC136450427 gene encoding ATP-dependent 6-phosphofructokinase 6-like isoform X1, which gives rise to MASSHIILPKEEEAAAAAAAAEAGLGVAVEADHDSPAQRPYQEQAPGKAALPFSATCVRISRDSYPNLRALRNASTMTLHDDDAAFVKIEEGDYGYVLDDVPHLTDYLPDILTFPNPLQDHPAYSTVKQYFVNADDTVPEKVVVQKNSPRGVHFRRAGPRQRVYFESEEVKACIVTCGGLCPGLNTVIRELVCGLSHMYNVSNVFGIQNGYKGFYSSNYLPMTPKSVNDIHKRGGTVLGTSRGGHDTKKIVDNIQDRGINQVYIIGGDGTQKGAYEIYKEIRRRGLQVAVAGIPKTIDNDIAVIDKSFGFDTAVEEAQRAINAAHVEASSAENGIGLVKLMGRYSGFIAMYATLASRDVDCCLIPESPFYLEGEGGLFEYIERRLKENNHMVIVVAEGAGQDLIAQSIPAADQQDASGNKLLLDVGLWLTHKIKDYCKSKKMEMTIKYIDPTYMIRAIPSNASDNVYCTLLAHSAIHGAMAGYSFTVGMVHGRHAYIPFHRVTSTRNKVRITDRMWARLLSSTNQPSFLSQKDIDAAREADKAANRVKSGEDAKNQSAPVLANEGTDGAEAQPAALALPQQPATAVPVPQPARPDVDNTRAPESVNADDAGAAARDQEEQANEEAETTETDVAGGTVTQAEVKPTPGTNASWSWPATPPETPERDDVAPAPRTKHVQAAETEPDIDTAKPEGCTTPPSPPPVHDSEGSDTQSADGRGSPMHGMQAGASVKRDVAASKSRLFAFRSFTRDKKVIKSAGAADTASPDRQKAGEAGAENKEKDKERRKRFRK